One stretch of Chloroflexota bacterium DNA includes these proteins:
- a CDS encoding phosphoglucomutase/phosphomannomutase family protein: MTTIRFGTDGWRAAIAEDFTFHNVRRCARGVADYLHQQGTAERGVVVAHDRRFASEHFARACVEVLAAHGIRSLTPPGAVPTQVTSFFTRELGAGAGIVITASHNPWTDNGFKVKADTGGAAAPDMLSAIEATMSRYPETEVPPRREYEDAVAGGLVEVFDPYPRFREQLASIVDIERIRESHGKVLVEPMWGSGAGWLSRLLDGGSLTVRELHTERNPYFGGVNPEPIRPNIDEWLAEIPAWGADIGIALDGDADRVGMATEEGVFVNQLQVYGLLYWYLLEVRGLVGPAVYTVTTTSMVRRLADRFRTQAYETGVGFKFVGPKMAETGAVIGGEESGGFGFGMHIPERDGLAAGLFLLDLWLSRAKRASEVLAELQALAGPSYYNRIDVRFSRDEYPTIRQETLARLEHESPTTLAGREVVRRQALETADGFKFYCDDESWLLIRFSGTEALLRIYVEARTPDDVEALLAEGRRIATAAASPA; this comes from the coding sequence GTGACCACGATTCGCTTCGGGACCGATGGCTGGCGTGCGGCCATCGCCGAGGACTTTACGTTCCACAACGTCCGCCGCTGTGCCCGGGGAGTTGCCGACTACCTCCACCAGCAGGGCACGGCCGAACGGGGCGTGGTGGTCGCCCATGACCGGCGATTCGCTTCGGAACACTTCGCCCGCGCGTGTGTCGAGGTCCTGGCCGCCCACGGAATCCGGAGCCTGACCCCGCCCGGCGCGGTCCCGACCCAGGTCACCTCGTTCTTCACGCGCGAGCTGGGTGCCGGGGCCGGGATCGTCATCACCGCCAGCCACAACCCGTGGACCGACAACGGCTTCAAGGTCAAGGCCGACACCGGCGGCGCCGCGGCCCCCGACATGCTGTCTGCCATCGAGGCCACGATGTCGCGCTACCCCGAGACCGAAGTGCCGCCGCGGCGTGAGTACGAGGACGCGGTGGCCGGAGGCCTGGTGGAGGTGTTCGACCCCTACCCGCGGTTTCGCGAGCAGCTGGCCTCGATCGTGGACATCGAGCGCATCCGCGAGTCGCACGGCAAGGTCCTGGTGGAGCCGATGTGGGGCTCCGGCGCCGGATGGCTCAGCCGCCTGCTGGACGGGGGCAGCCTGACCGTCCGCGAGCTCCACACCGAGCGCAACCCCTACTTCGGCGGGGTCAACCCGGAGCCGATCCGCCCCAACATCGACGAGTGGCTGGCCGAGATCCCAGCCTGGGGCGCCGACATCGGGATCGCCCTCGACGGCGATGCCGACCGGGTGGGCATGGCCACCGAGGAGGGCGTGTTCGTCAACCAGCTCCAGGTCTACGGCCTGCTGTACTGGTACCTGCTCGAGGTCCGCGGGCTGGTTGGCCCGGCGGTGTACACGGTGACCACCACCTCCATGGTCCGCCGCCTGGCCGACCGCTTCCGGACCCAGGCCTACGAGACCGGGGTCGGCTTCAAGTTCGTAGGACCCAAGATGGCCGAGACAGGAGCGGTGATCGGGGGCGAGGAGTCCGGCGGGTTCGGGTTCGGGATGCACATCCCCGAGCGCGACGGGCTGGCGGCCGGCTTGTTCCTGCTCGATCTGTGGCTGTCTCGCGCCAAGCGCGCGAGCGAAGTCCTGGCCGAGCTCCAGGCCCTCGCCGGGCCGTCGTACTACAACCGCATCGACGTCCGGTTCTCGCGCGACGAGTACCCCACCATCCGGCAGGAAACACTGGCCCGCCTCGAGCACGAATCGCCCACCACGCTGGCCGGCCGGGAGGTGGTCCGGCGCCAAGCACTGGAAACTGCGGACGGCTTCAAGTTCTACTGCGACGACGAATCGTGGCTCCTCATCCGGTTCAGCGGCACGGAGGCCCTGCTCCGGATCTACGTCGAGGCTCGAACCCCGGACGACGTCGAGGCCCTGCTGGCCGAGGGCCGCCGGATCGCGACCGCGGCTGCGTCCCCCGCATGA
- a CDS encoding bifunctional phosphoglucose/phosphomannose isomerase, with translation MTDARDFFGYKRPDDEPGRRPEDEDGPDPDSPPALDEAITLDSPAVVARIDREDMLGRVRDLPRQLAKARQAAAGLTLTDRHRSVDLVVVLGMGGSAIGADLVAAAAGERLRVPLIVQRDYHLPSGIGDRTLVVAASHSGETIETVTAAAEARARGLPLVVIATDGALGRQAEADRTPWLRYDEPGQPRAALGWSVGLLHELLGAAGLITDPDPLGPVVAVLDEMLERMGPGVETDANPAKQLAWSVFGRIPVVYGAGSMAPVARRWKTQFNENAKSWAAYEPMPEANHNAIEGSLNPRELADAPFVIEIRDPAETPEIGARYRVVEELLGERATNRATVHAEGPSPLARVLSAVAWGDLVSVYLAILYQTDPTPVTLLTMLKERLARSD, from the coding sequence ATGACCGACGCCCGCGACTTCTTCGGCTACAAGCGTCCCGACGATGAGCCCGGACGCCGGCCCGAGGACGAAGACGGGCCCGATCCCGACTCTCCGCCCGCGCTCGACGAGGCAATCACTCTCGACTCGCCCGCGGTCGTGGCGCGCATCGACCGCGAGGACATGCTGGGCCGGGTTCGGGACCTGCCGCGCCAGCTCGCGAAGGCTCGCCAGGCGGCGGCCGGCCTGACCCTCACCGACCGCCATCGGTCGGTGGACCTGGTGGTCGTCCTGGGGATGGGCGGCTCAGCGATCGGGGCCGACCTGGTGGCCGCCGCGGCCGGGGAGCGGCTTCGCGTGCCGCTCATCGTCCAGCGCGACTATCACCTGCCGAGTGGAATCGGGGACAGAACCCTGGTCGTGGCCGCCTCACACTCGGGGGAGACGATCGAGACGGTGACCGCGGCCGCAGAGGCGCGGGCGCGGGGGCTGCCCCTGGTGGTGATCGCCACCGACGGCGCCCTCGGCCGCCAAGCCGAGGCCGACCGTACGCCGTGGCTGCGCTACGACGAGCCCGGGCAGCCACGCGCCGCGCTGGGCTGGTCGGTCGGCCTGCTGCACGAGCTGCTGGGGGCTGCCGGCCTGATCACCGATCCCGACCCGCTGGGACCGGTGGTGGCCGTGCTGGACGAGATGCTGGAGCGGATGGGTCCTGGGGTCGAGACCGACGCCAACCCCGCCAAGCAGCTCGCCTGGAGCGTGTTCGGTCGCATCCCGGTCGTCTACGGCGCTGGGTCGATGGCCCCGGTGGCCCGTCGCTGGAAGACGCAGTTCAACGAGAACGCCAAGTCGTGGGCCGCCTACGAGCCGATGCCGGAGGCCAACCACAACGCGATCGAAGGCTCGCTCAACCCGCGTGAGCTGGCGGACGCCCCGTTTGTGATCGAGATCCGCGACCCGGCCGAAACGCCGGAGATCGGGGCTCGGTATCGCGTGGTCGAGGAGCTGCTCGGGGAACGGGCCACCAACCGGGCCACGGTCCATGCCGAAGGGCCCTCCCCCCTGGCCCGCGTCCTGTCGGCGGTCGCATGGGGCGACCTGGTCAGCGTCTACCTCGCCATCCTCTACCAGACCGACCCGACCCCGGTTACACTGCTGACAATGCTCAAGGAGCGGCTCGCCAGGTCGGACTGA
- a CDS encoding ABC transporter substrate-binding protein: MPARRIRAFAPLLLILAVACQPTSPSLSPPTSTAPSAAAYPQTLTDDAGREVLLAAEPERIVSLAPSSTEMVCALDACDRLVGVTDADDYPAEVADIPDVVIVAVVDIELVVEADPDLILAAGNELTSSAVITELTDLGYPVMVLYPESLDEVLENIELIGEAINARDQAAALTAEMENRIQAVTEAVAGATRPRTFYEVGVFEGAIYTAGEDSFLASVITVAGGDPITGDPLTTSIALEDLLVADPELILLGDAANDPSVTPEAVSARQGWGAISAVQNGQVLVMLADAVITRPGPRIVEGLEALARAIQPDRFD, translated from the coding sequence ATGCCAGCACGGCGTATTCGGGCATTTGCCCCCCTCCTTCTGATCCTGGCGGTCGCCTGCCAGCCGACCAGCCCGAGCCTTAGCCCGCCGACCTCCACGGCGCCATCGGCAGCGGCCTACCCGCAGACCTTGACCGATGATGCCGGGCGCGAGGTCCTACTCGCCGCAGAGCCCGAGCGCATCGTCAGCCTGGCCCCCTCGAGCACCGAGATGGTGTGCGCCCTGGATGCGTGCGACCGGCTGGTGGGCGTGACCGACGCCGACGACTACCCGGCCGAGGTGGCGGACATCCCTGATGTCGTCATCGTGGCGGTAGTCGACATCGAGCTGGTAGTCGAAGCCGATCCCGACCTGATCCTGGCCGCCGGTAACGAGCTGACCTCGAGCGCCGTGATCACCGAGCTGACCGATCTCGGCTACCCAGTCATGGTCCTGTACCCCGAATCGCTGGACGAGGTGCTCGAGAACATCGAACTGATCGGCGAAGCGATCAACGCCCGTGACCAGGCCGCTGCGCTCACCGCTGAAATGGAGAACCGCATCCAGGCCGTTACCGAGGCGGTGGCCGGGGCGACCCGGCCGCGGACGTTCTATGAAGTCGGGGTCTTCGAGGGAGCCATCTACACGGCCGGCGAGGACTCGTTCCTGGCCAGCGTGATCACGGTGGCCGGCGGCGACCCGATCACCGGAGACCCGCTGACGACGTCGATCGCCCTCGAGGACCTGCTCGTCGCGGATCCGGAGCTCATCCTGCTCGGCGACGCCGCCAATGACCCGTCGGTTACACCAGAGGCCGTTTCCGCGCGCCAGGGTTGGGGCGCAATCAGCGCGGTCCAGAACGGGCAGGTTTTGGTCATGCTCGCGGACGCCGTCATCACCCGCCCCGGGCCGCGGATCGTGGAAGGCCTGGAAGCCCTGGCCCGCGCCATCCAACCCGACCGCTTCGACTGA
- a CDS encoding iron chelate uptake ABC transporter family permease subunit, protein MRAAVAIRSLVGGPSLGRATAVVGGAVVVLLVALVAGVGVGSVEVGLSEAIGIIGQRLGLPISETWASTAPTILFEVRLPRVLAGALVGAGLGGAGVVFQALLRNPMADPYVIGTAAGASLGAVLAITAPVLVPALALGAGTAWLGIGLAQVLAFAGGLGAVTLVLVVARQGGRSNMVTLLLTGYAVSSLLAAAVALLLVSSGRALASVVGWLLGSLGGTGYPELAVAAPLVLGGSVWLLFRWRTLNLLLLGDEAAAGLGVDLVPARRGLVLLATLVTSAAVALAGTIGFVGLVVPHLVRLAIGPDHRLLLPVSCLGGAALLVLADMAARLVGGVPVGVVTALIGAPFFLWLLHRAAGATTTP, encoded by the coding sequence GTGCGCGCCGCGGTTGCCATCCGCTCCCTTGTTGGAGGACCCAGCCTGGGGCGCGCCACGGCGGTTGTCGGCGGCGCGGTGGTCGTGCTGCTCGTCGCCCTGGTGGCGGGGGTGGGCGTCGGCAGCGTCGAGGTCGGGTTGTCGGAGGCGATCGGGATCATCGGTCAACGGCTGGGCCTGCCCATCTCCGAGACCTGGGCCTCGACCGCTCCGACGATCCTGTTCGAGGTCCGGCTGCCCCGGGTCCTGGCCGGGGCCCTGGTCGGCGCCGGGCTCGGCGGTGCGGGCGTCGTGTTTCAGGCTCTGCTCCGCAACCCGATGGCCGATCCGTACGTGATCGGAACCGCGGCCGGCGCCTCGCTGGGGGCCGTCCTGGCCATCACGGCGCCGGTCCTCGTGCCCGCGCTCGCGCTGGGAGCCGGCACGGCCTGGCTGGGGATCGGCCTGGCCCAGGTGCTGGCGTTCGCCGGCGGGTTGGGCGCGGTGACGCTGGTGCTCGTCGTCGCGCGCCAGGGCGGACGCTCGAACATGGTGACCCTGCTCCTGACCGGGTACGCCGTGTCGTCGCTGCTGGCGGCCGCGGTCGCGCTGCTCCTGGTCAGCTCCGGGCGGGCGTTGGCGTCGGTCGTGGGCTGGCTGCTCGGCTCATTGGGAGGCACCGGCTACCCGGAGCTGGCAGTGGCGGCTCCGCTTGTCCTCGGCGGCTCCGTATGGCTGCTCTTTCGGTGGCGCACCCTGAATCTGCTCCTCCTCGGCGACGAAGCAGCGGCCGGCCTCGGCGTTGACCTCGTGCCCGCCCGCCGCGGCCTCGTCCTGCTCGCCACCCTGGTGACCTCGGCGGCGGTGGCCCTGGCGGGCACGATCGGCTTCGTCGGCCTGGTGGTTCCGCACCTGGTCCGACTGGCGATCGGGCCCGACCATCGGCTGCTGCTCCCGGTGAGCTGCCTGGGCGGCGCCGCACTCCTGGTCCTGGCCGATATGGCGGCCCGGCTGGTGGGCGGGGTCCCGGTGGGTGTCGTGACCGCGCTGATCGGCGCCCCGTTCTTCCTGTGGCTGCTCCACCGGGCGGCCGGAGCGACGACCACGCCATGA
- a CDS encoding ABC transporter ATP-binding protein — protein sequence MTQQFQPSSNSRPILDFKEVGFGYRRRGRPDREVLRGVSLTVTPGELVALLGPNGSGKTTLFRVAMGLLPAGGGSVYLDGRPVADWTRREIAQRIAILPQLPTVPDGFRVEELVEMGRAPHARSRFGASVQDAAAVERALIDADAVDLVGRRVDELSGGERQRVLVAMTLAQEPRLLLLDEPTQHLDLAHQVALLATLDRLRRTRGLAVVAVLHDPALTALADPRVVLLSAGRVVADGPAAEVLRPAMLARVFDISVPTALALSGGSTRGT from the coding sequence ATGACACAACAATTTCAGCCGAGCTCCAACAGCAGGCCGATCCTGGACTTCAAGGAGGTCGGATTCGGCTACCGCCGTCGGGGACGCCCCGATCGCGAGGTACTGCGCGGAGTCAGCCTGACCGTGACGCCGGGCGAGCTGGTGGCCCTGCTGGGGCCCAACGGCAGCGGCAAGACCACCCTGTTCCGCGTGGCCATGGGCCTGTTGCCGGCGGGCGGCGGGAGCGTGTATCTGGATGGCCGCCCGGTCGCGGACTGGACCCGGCGCGAGATTGCGCAACGGATCGCCATCCTGCCCCAGCTGCCCACGGTGCCCGACGGGTTCCGGGTCGAGGAGCTGGTCGAGATGGGCCGCGCGCCACACGCCCGGTCGCGCTTCGGGGCCAGCGTCCAGGACGCGGCTGCAGTGGAACGGGCTCTCATCGATGCGGATGCCGTCGACCTGGTCGGGCGGCGCGTGGACGAGCTGTCGGGTGGCGAGCGCCAACGCGTGCTGGTCGCCATGACCCTGGCCCAGGAGCCGCGTCTCCTGCTCCTGGACGAGCCGACCCAGCACCTGGACCTGGCGCACCAGGTCGCGCTGCTGGCCACGCTGGATCGGCTGCGGCGGACGCGCGGGCTGGCCGTGGTAGCAGTTCTCCATGATCCGGCCCTGACCGCCCTCGCGGACCCCCGGGTCGTGCTTCTCAGCGCGGGACGCGTGGTGGCCGACGGTCCGGCGGCGGAGGTGCTGCGCCCCGCCATGCTGGCGCGCGTGTTCGACATCTCGGTCCCGACAGCGCTGGCCCTATCGGGCGGGTCGACGCGAGGCACCTAG
- a CDS encoding AI-2E family transporter — MIELFQGAWVRERRLLAIFLIAGSLYFSLLAAGLILDVLEDFRNIIVALFLAWLLAFLISPLVRTVQVRLRVGRGVAVGLAFGATLIGLVASLLVVAAVMVSDLANFISTWPTREAQVAQQIRDLQRTTGFEEPDLAAVFGGFTDQIGALGRELAGSAGTIASGAFSAIGTLFLVVLLAFFMILDSHKITVWLSRLIPDRLRDQSILLQEGVARSFGGFIRAQTVLALLMFALVMAVGLVARALGGMEYIFVTAVVAGLFMFIPMIGPVLALVPPIFIGFLTSENWVVALAGVGAIVAIQTVMVNYLQPKMMQESLGLHPILLFVGLLVGVQIAGLWGALFGIPILAVIVIFVNHWVDIYSPPRPEREPAAAAEGEGSGQAG; from the coding sequence GTGATCGAGCTGTTCCAGGGAGCCTGGGTGCGCGAGCGCCGCCTGCTCGCGATCTTCCTGATCGCCGGATCGCTCTACTTCAGCCTCCTGGCGGCGGGACTGATCCTGGACGTCCTGGAAGACTTCCGCAACATCATCGTCGCGCTGTTCCTGGCCTGGCTGCTGGCGTTCCTCATCTCACCATTAGTCCGCACCGTGCAGGTCCGGTTGCGGGTCGGTCGAGGCGTGGCGGTGGGGTTGGCGTTCGGGGCCACCCTGATCGGTCTGGTGGCTTCCCTGCTGGTAGTGGCGGCGGTCATGGTCAGCGACCTCGCCAACTTCATCAGCACCTGGCCTACTCGCGAAGCGCAGGTCGCCCAGCAGATCCGCGACCTCCAACGGACGACCGGGTTCGAGGAGCCGGACCTGGCGGCGGTTTTCGGCGGCTTCACCGACCAGATTGGCGCGCTGGGCCGTGAACTGGCCGGCTCCGCCGGGACCATCGCCAGCGGGGCGTTCAGCGCCATCGGCACCCTATTCCTGGTCGTGCTGCTGGCCTTCTTCATGATCCTGGACAGCCACAAGATCACCGTCTGGCTGAGCCGCCTCATTCCCGACCGCTTGCGGGATCAGTCGATCCTGCTCCAGGAGGGCGTGGCGAGGTCGTTCGGCGGCTTTATCCGCGCCCAGACCGTGCTCGCGCTGCTGATGTTCGCCCTGGTCATGGCTGTCGGCCTAGTGGCCCGGGCATTGGGCGGGATGGAGTACATCTTTGTCACCGCCGTGGTCGCGGGCCTGTTCATGTTCATTCCCATGATTGGCCCGGTGCTGGCGCTGGTCCCGCCCATCTTCATCGGGTTCCTGACCAGCGAGAACTGGGTTGTGGCCCTGGCCGGCGTAGGGGCCATCGTCGCGATCCAGACCGTCATGGTGAACTACCTGCAGCCGAAGATGATGCAGGAGTCGCTGGGGTTGCACCCGATCCTGCTGTTCGTCGGACTGCTGGTCGGGGTCCAGATTGCGGGCCTGTGGGGCGCCCTGTTCGGGATCCCGATCCTGGCCGTGATCGTGATCTTCGTGAATCACTGGGTCGACATCTACAGCCCGCCGAGGCCGGAGCGGGAGCCGGCCGCGGCGGCGGAGGGGGAGGGGTCGGGACAAGCCGGCTAG
- the trpS gene encoding tryptophan--tRNA ligase, translating to MSDAAASPAGRERVLSGIQPSGASHLGNYLGAQRNYVALQDQYEAIYVIVDYHALTTVHDGDELRRLTREMALDLLAVGLDPNRCALIRQSDFPEVAELCWIFSTVVPVSWLQRNPTYKEGLSEGKENSNGLLTYPVLQAADIVIYKATKVPVGKDQAPHLELSREIVRAFNARYGPIFPEPTAVYTDAPLVMGTDGQRKMSKSAGNTIPIFAEPDEIRRIVMSMVTDPLRIKRTDLGRPEVCNVCQLHRFFGEEYLQIQDGERTARTGCVDTKQLLAERIIEFFRPMREKRAQMAADPERVEAVLSAGAEKVRPILEATRAEVLAAVGTGRPGWRSR from the coding sequence ATGTCCGACGCTGCCGCCTCGCCCGCCGGTCGGGAGCGTGTGCTGTCCGGCATCCAACCCAGCGGCGCCAGCCACCTGGGCAACTACCTGGGCGCCCAGCGGAACTACGTGGCCCTCCAGGACCAGTACGAGGCGATCTACGTCATCGTCGACTACCACGCCCTGACCACCGTCCATGACGGCGATGAGCTGAGGCGGCTGACCCGCGAGATGGCGCTCGACCTGCTGGCTGTGGGGCTCGACCCCAATCGCTGCGCCCTCATTCGGCAGTCCGACTTTCCCGAGGTCGCGGAGCTGTGCTGGATCTTCAGCACGGTGGTGCCGGTGAGCTGGCTGCAGCGCAACCCAACCTACAAGGAGGGGCTGAGCGAAGGCAAGGAGAACAGCAACGGGCTGCTCACCTACCCCGTCCTCCAGGCCGCCGACATCGTCATCTACAAGGCCACCAAGGTACCTGTCGGCAAGGACCAGGCGCCTCACCTGGAGCTGTCACGCGAGATCGTGCGCGCCTTCAATGCCCGATACGGCCCGATCTTCCCCGAGCCGACCGCGGTCTATACCGATGCTCCGTTGGTGATGGGCACCGATGGGCAGCGCAAGATGAGCAAATCAGCGGGCAACACGATCCCGATCTTCGCGGAGCCCGATGAGATCCGGCGCATCGTCATGAGCATGGTCACCGATCCGCTGCGCATCAAGCGCACCGATCTGGGGCGTCCGGAGGTCTGCAACGTGTGCCAGCTGCATCGGTTCTTCGGAGAGGAATACCTCCAGATCCAGGACGGCGAACGGACCGCTCGCACCGGGTGCGTGGATACCAAGCAGCTGCTGGCGGAGCGCATCATCGAGTTCTTCCGACCCATGCGCGAGAAGCGGGCGCAGATGGCCGCCGATCCCGAACGGGTGGAGGCGGTACTCTCGGCTGGAGCGGAGAAGGTGAGGCCCATCCTGGAGGCCACCCGAGCCGAGGTGCTGGCGGCCGTCGGGACCGGCCGCCCGGGTTGGAGGTCGCGGTGA
- a CDS encoding biotin--[acetyl-CoA-carboxylase] ligase, producing MSEPRSDEVRQPTPEWAAAARAGARVGHTVEHHAEIGSTNDRARAALAEPGGNGLAVIADRQTAGRGRMGRSWLSPSGTNLLLSVGLRLDLPIERAWWLAAAAALAVREAAAAAASAAQLAVRWPNDIVTPVGLKVAGLLTETQVEGERVVGAVMGIGINVNWRRSAMPPDIAPGATSLADLAGAPVDRLELLTSLLAALDGEIRQVEAGVSPLERFQAASWLTGRAIEVETPAGRLIGVAGEIADNGGLILDGPTLRTTVSVGEVIRVHPQTASA from the coding sequence GTGTCCGAACCACGCTCCGACGAGGTCCGTCAACCGACTCCCGAGTGGGCCGCGGCTGCGCGCGCCGGAGCTCGTGTAGGGCACACGGTCGAGCACCACGCCGAGATCGGCTCGACCAACGACCGCGCCCGGGCCGCCCTCGCTGAACCGGGCGGTAACGGCCTGGCCGTCATCGCCGACCGGCAGACGGCGGGTCGCGGACGGATGGGCCGATCCTGGCTCTCCCCGTCCGGAACCAATCTGCTCCTGAGCGTAGGCCTTCGCCTGGACCTGCCCATCGAACGGGCCTGGTGGCTGGCCGCCGCGGCCGCGCTGGCAGTGCGCGAGGCGGCGGCCGCGGCGGCCTCGGCGGCCCAGTTGGCCGTGCGCTGGCCGAACGACATCGTCACCCCCGTTGGGCTCAAGGTGGCCGGCCTGCTCACCGAGACACAGGTCGAGGGGGAGCGCGTGGTCGGCGCCGTGATGGGTATCGGCATCAACGTCAACTGGCGTCGGTCCGCCATGCCGCCCGATATCGCGCCCGGCGCGACGTCGCTCGCCGACCTGGCCGGCGCGCCGGTGGATCGGCTGGAACTGCTCACCAGCCTGCTCGCGGCGCTGGATGGCGAGATTCGCCAGGTGGAGGCGGGCGTGTCGCCGCTGGAGCGATTCCAGGCCGCCTCGTGGCTGACCGGACGGGCTATCGAGGTCGAGACGCCGGCCGGGCGCCTGATCGGCGTGGCGGGCGAGATCGCGGACAACGGGGGATTGATCCTGGACGGACCCACCCTGCGCACCACGGTCAGCGTGGGCGAGGTGATCCGCGTGCACCCGCAGACGGCGAGCGCCTAA
- a CDS encoding RNA polymerase sigma factor: MREQRPLHRPADQPAPEAPAPRDPDLADVRAAQRDRHAFDRLYRRYLDLVYSYAFYQLGDHHDAEDATERTFLAALAAIDRFHDEGSTFRAWLFRIAHNAIANSRRARRRRRTQPITDARQQAAPGADPAGVVARADQQREIRAALARIPAERRQAILLRFVDGLSAREIGAVLDRSEGAARVLLHRALRDMAAELDRGDA, encoded by the coding sequence ATGCGCGAACAACGGCCGCTTCACCGCCCCGCCGACCAACCGGCACCCGAGGCCCCCGCCCCGCGCGATCCCGACCTGGCCGACGTGCGGGCCGCCCAGCGCGACCGGCATGCCTTCGATCGGCTGTATCGACGCTACCTGGATCTGGTCTACAGCTACGCGTTCTACCAGTTGGGCGATCATCACGACGCGGAGGACGCCACCGAGCGGACGTTCCTGGCTGCATTGGCCGCCATCGACCGCTTCCATGACGAGGGCTCCACCTTCCGGGCGTGGCTGTTCCGGATCGCGCACAACGCGATCGCGAACTCGCGTCGGGCCCGCCGCCGGCGGCGCACGCAGCCCATCACCGACGCCCGCCAGCAGGCCGCCCCGGGGGCCGACCCGGCAGGCGTGGTGGCCCGCGCGGACCAGCAGCGGGAGATTCGCGCCGCCCTGGCCCGCATCCCCGCCGAGCGGCGCCAGGCCATCCTGCTGCGCTTCGTGGACGGCCTGTCGGCGCGGGAGATCGGGGCCGTTCTGGACCGGAGCGAGGGCGCCGCCCGGGTCCTTCTCCACCGCGCCCTGCGCGACATGGCCGCCGAGCTGGATCGAGGCGACGCGTAA
- the accD gene encoding acetyl-CoA carboxylase, carboxyltransferase subunit beta, whose amino-acid sequence MKIKFPFSRRTGPTDAWTKCPSCEAQIFNRQLERNHRVCPTCDHHFRLSAAERIELLLDGGSWKERDAGLISGDPLGFVDSKPYPDRLEASRIRSGLPEAAIWGMGRIEGQPVAIGLFDFRFMGGSMGSVVGEKIARCFEGALAERIPAIVVSASGGARMQEGTVSLLQLAKTTAALQRLNEAGIPFISILTDPTTGGVLASFASLGDVILAEPRALIGFAGARVASGTVGEELPEGFQSAERLLDHGFVDAVVPRGQLRVTVARLVRLLPVAGGVEAGNGRRGIRPIGVLQGLAKRVGGAVSETAGIETEPTAGSTK is encoded by the coding sequence ATGAAGATCAAGTTCCCGTTCAGCCGCCGCACGGGCCCGACCGACGCCTGGACGAAGTGCCCGAGCTGCGAGGCTCAGATCTTCAACCGCCAGCTGGAGCGGAACCACCGGGTGTGCCCCACCTGCGACCACCACTTCCGGCTGTCGGCCGCCGAACGGATCGAACTCCTGCTCGACGGCGGCTCGTGGAAAGAACGTGACGCAGGCCTTATCAGCGGCGACCCGCTGGGGTTCGTGGACAGCAAGCCCTATCCCGATCGGCTGGAGGCCTCCCGGATCCGCTCCGGGCTTCCCGAGGCGGCGATCTGGGGGATGGGCAGGATCGAGGGCCAGCCGGTGGCGATTGGCCTGTTCGACTTCCGGTTCATGGGTGGCTCCATGGGCAGCGTGGTGGGAGAGAAGATCGCGCGCTGTTTCGAGGGAGCCCTGGCCGAACGCATTCCGGCCATCGTGGTGAGTGCGTCGGGCGGAGCCCGGATGCAGGAAGGGACCGTCTCCCTCCTCCAGCTGGCGAAGACCACGGCCGCGCTCCAGCGGCTGAACGAGGCCGGCATTCCGTTCATCAGCATCCTGACCGATCCCACCACCGGCGGCGTGCTGGCCAGCTTCGCGTCGTTGGGCGACGTCATCCTGGCCGAGCCCCGCGCCCTGATCGGCTTCGCCGGTGCCCGGGTGGCGAGCGGGACAGTGGGCGAGGAGCTGCCCGAAGGGTTCCAGAGTGCCGAGCGCCTCCTGGACCACGGGTTCGTGGATGCGGTGGTGCCCCGCGGTCAGCTGCGCGTGACGGTCGCCCGGCTCGTCCGCCTGCTGCCGGTGGCCGGAGGGGTCGAAGCCGGAAACGGGAGACGAGGCATACGGCCGATCGGCGTCCTGCAGGGACTGGCCAAGCGCGTCGGCGGAGCGGTGAGCGAGACCGCGGGGATTGAGACCGAGCCGACAGCGGGGTCGACCAAATGA
- a CDS encoding biotin/lipoyl-containing protein produces the protein MTDDDSAQAIARAAADLVPALTERLNRLGLGEIEIRHGDLRVRVAAADQPATGAGVDVSVARPVVGVPPSPGGAADRRLEGVTSPAVGHFVYADGLGPGLAVGAGDEIGFVEMLGVRHEVRATSDGVVRHLVAESGEPVEYGQLLVEVDRAGAG, from the coding sequence ATGACCGACGACGACTCGGCCCAGGCCATCGCCCGCGCCGCCGCGGACCTCGTACCGGCGCTCACCGAGCGCCTCAACCGGCTGGGACTGGGCGAGATCGAGATTCGGCACGGCGACCTGCGGGTTCGGGTTGCGGCGGCTGACCAACCCGCGACCGGCGCGGGCGTGGACGTCAGCGTGGCCCGCCCGGTGGTCGGCGTCCCGCCCTCCCCGGGCGGCGCGGCCGATCGACGCCTGGAGGGGGTCACCTCGCCGGCGGTCGGCCACTTCGTGTACGCCGACGGGCTGGGGCCCGGGCTGGCGGTCGGCGCCGGCGACGAGATCGGCTTCGTGGAGATGCTCGGCGTCCGTCACGAGGTGCGCGCCACCAGCGACGGTGTGGTCCGGCACCTGGTGGCGGAGAGCGGGGAGCCGGTCGAGTACGGCCAGCTGCTGGTCGAGGTCGATCGCGCGGGCGCGGGCTGA